DNA sequence from the Streptomyces sp. CA-210063 genome:
ACGGCTCGGAAACATCCGCCGCGAACTCCTCCAGGGGGCACCGGACTTCATCCAACTCCCCAGGCGGGCGTCACAAACCGGTCAACGACACAACTCCTCAACCGGACACGCCACCAGCGAACGAACCTGACACAGCCCTACTAAGTGGTAGTCCCGTAAGTGATCTCGCGGAGCGATGATCTTGGTCGTGTCTGGTGTGATCACGGCGTCGGTGCCGTCCTGGACAGAGCCTTTCACTGGGCTGAGCCCGCGCACTTTCGGCAAGTTGGTGACGCTGCTGCCGCGAGGGTGCGGAGGTTCCTGGCCGGGGCCGTCCGTGGAAGCTGCCGCTCGAGGATCGGGTGCTGCTGGTGACCGCGTATTGGCGGACACACCGCACCCTGCGGCAACTGGCCCCGCTGTTCGGGGTGTCCAAGTCGGCTGCCGACCGGGTCATCGACCACCTCGGACCCCAGTTGGCCCTGCAGCCGCGTATGCGGTTCGCCAAGGACGCGGTGCTAATTGTTGACGGCACTCTGGTGCCCACCCGGGACCACACCATCGCCGAGCAGTCGAAGAACTACCGGTACTCGACCGACCACCAGGTAGTCATCGACGCCGATACCCGCCTGGTCGTGGTGGTCGGTCGGCCGCTGCCGGGCAACCGCAACGTCTGCCGGGCCTGGGCTGAGTCCGGCGCCGAGGCCGCCGTCGGAAGGCCGCCACGACCGCCGACGGCGGCTACGTCGGCACCGGACTGGTCATGCCGCACCGCCGCCGCGCGGGCGAGGAACTGCCGGACTGGCAGCAGGCCCACCACAAGAGCCACAAACAGGTCCCCACCCGTGTCGAGCACGCCTTCGCCCGCATGAAGACCTGGAAGATCCTCCGCGATTGCCGCCTGCGCGGCGACGGCGTCCACACCGCCATGCTCGGCATCGCCCGGCTGCACAACCTCGCCCTCACGGGATGACTCCCGCTCCATACGCTCAGTCGATACAGAACTCGTTGCCCTCGATGTCCAGCATCGGGATGCACGAATCATTGCCGTCATACAGCGTTCGCACGTGAACCGCGCCGAGCGGGACCAGCCGTGCGCATTCGGCCTCAAGTGCGGCGAGGCGCTCTTTTCCCACCAGCCCGGTGCCGACCCGCACATCAAGATGCACCCGGTTCTTGGCGGCCTTCCCCTCGGGGACGCGCTGGAAGTACAGCCGCGGGCCCACACCTGAGGGATCAATGCAGGCGAACCAAGAATCCCGCTGCTCAGGCGGCTGCGAGCGCCTGTAATCATCCCACGTGGCAAACCCCTCCGGTGGAGGTGGTACGACGTACCCCAACACCTCGCACCAGAAACGAGCGAGACGCTCAGGTTCTGCGCAGTCAAAGGTGACCTGGAACTTCTTGATCGCGGACATCGATGCACCGTACCAAGGGGACTTGGGATTCTGCCGTTCGCGTCCTCCGAGGGTCTGCCCACAACCCCATCAGGCGCTGGGCCATCTCGGACATC
Encoded proteins:
- a CDS encoding VOC family protein — protein: MSAIKKFQVTFDCAEPERLARFWCEVLGYVVPPPPEGFATWDDYRRSQPPEQRDSWFACIDPSGVGPRLYFQRVPEGKAAKNRVHLDVRVGTGLVGKERLAALEAECARLVPLGAVHVRTLYDGNDSCIPMLDIEGNEFCID